From a region of the uncultured Draconibacterium sp. genome:
- the pbpC gene encoding penicillin-binding protein 1C yields the protein MVKILKNRRFWKWGSIGILSILVLFLLGGLFIPRPLFTTSYSTVVESSNGDLLGARISDDEQWRFPAVDSIPQKYEQCVLQFEDKHFYAHPGVNLASIVRAMVQNIKAREVVSGGSTITMQVSRLARGNRKRNLKNKMIEVFWALHIELRYSKAEILKLYASHAPFGGNVVGIDAASWRYFARDSEQLSWAESATLAVLPNAPSLIYPGRLDDKLKQKRDRLLQKLLEAGKIDSMTFELAISETLPEKVNALPNAAYHFTEMMNEERKGQRTRSTINSVIQNRANQVVRKHQRRLKANYINNMAVLVAEIPSKKVLAYVGNTLSIDSLGHGNFVDVIQAPRSTGSILKPFLYCKMMDEGMLLPSMLVPDIPIRFGGFTPMNFDRQYNGAVPAEEALAQSLNIPAVHLLREFGVAPFYSFLKQTGMTTLYQAPDYYGLSLILGGAEVKLWDLAGMYASLATILDTYNNQDGLYLSKPFTPLIWDENEKAEQGSELKQPVVRAASIYSTFKALLEVTRPNTESGWERFAHSKKIAWKTGTSFGFRDAWAVGITPKYVVAVWCGNADGEGRAGLTGVSAAAPVMFDVFSTLPDASWFETPVDEMDSIEVCSESGFLPGENCDERKTILVPQGNKIGVCRWHQRIHLNAEQTHRVNANCYPVSKMVHKNWFVLPPSMEYYYKRENVLYATLPPLMPGCTENQQLLDFIYPREWNRIFIPVELDGTKGKLIVELAHRLNNVDVYWYLDDDFLGVTKNMHQFELRPEPGWHTITVSDNLGNLLTKRFLVVNR from the coding sequence TTGGTAAAGATTCTGAAAAACAGACGATTTTGGAAATGGGGAAGTATTGGAATTTTATCCATACTTGTCCTTTTCTTGCTTGGTGGTCTCTTTATTCCACGTCCGTTATTTACAACTTCGTATTCAACAGTTGTTGAAAGCAGTAATGGCGATTTGCTGGGGGCACGAATTTCTGATGATGAACAGTGGCGTTTCCCGGCAGTCGACAGTATTCCGCAAAAATACGAGCAGTGCGTATTGCAGTTTGAAGACAAACATTTTTATGCTCACCCCGGTGTAAATCTCGCCTCGATAGTACGTGCGATGGTACAAAATATAAAAGCCCGTGAAGTGGTGAGCGGGGGTAGTACAATTACCATGCAGGTGAGCAGGCTGGCACGTGGAAACAGAAAACGAAACCTGAAGAATAAAATGATTGAAGTTTTCTGGGCTTTACACATCGAACTACGTTATTCAAAAGCTGAAATTCTGAAACTCTATGCATCGCATGCACCTTTTGGCGGAAACGTTGTAGGTATTGATGCGGCTTCATGGCGCTATTTTGCCCGCGATAGTGAGCAGTTATCCTGGGCCGAATCGGCAACATTAGCAGTGCTTCCCAATGCTCCGTCGCTAATTTACCCTGGCCGTCTTGACGATAAACTGAAGCAGAAACGCGATCGTCTTTTACAAAAATTACTTGAAGCCGGAAAAATCGACAGTATGACCTTTGAACTGGCAATTTCTGAAACTTTGCCGGAAAAGGTAAATGCTTTGCCAAACGCGGCTTATCATTTTACTGAAATGATGAATGAAGAAAGGAAGGGACAGCGAACCCGTTCAACGATTAATAGCGTAATTCAAAACCGGGCGAACCAGGTTGTGCGAAAACATCAGAGGCGTTTAAAAGCAAACTACATTAATAATATGGCTGTTTTGGTGGCCGAAATTCCCTCGAAAAAAGTACTGGCTTACGTGGGAAATACACTTTCCATTGATAGTTTGGGTCACGGGAATTTTGTGGATGTTATACAAGCACCCAGAAGTACAGGTAGTATTCTGAAACCCTTTTTGTATTGTAAAATGATGGATGAGGGAATGCTTTTACCAAGTATGTTGGTACCTGATATCCCGATACGTTTTGGAGGTTTTACCCCGATGAATTTCGACCGGCAATATAATGGCGCAGTGCCAGCGGAAGAAGCTTTGGCACAGTCGTTAAATATTCCTGCAGTGCATTTACTACGCGAATTTGGCGTAGCACCTTTTTATTCCTTTTTGAAACAAACCGGAATGACAACTTTGTATCAGGCACCCGATTATTACGGACTCTCATTGATTTTGGGTGGTGCTGAAGTAAAACTTTGGGACCTTGCCGGAATGTATGCCTCTCTGGCAACAATTCTGGATACATACAATAACCAGGACGGCTTATATCTTTCAAAGCCTTTTACCCCTTTAATCTGGGATGAAAATGAAAAGGCAGAGCAAGGATCAGAACTAAAACAACCGGTTGTTCGGGCAGCATCAATATATTCAACGTTTAAGGCTCTTTTGGAAGTAACGCGGCCAAACACTGAAAGTGGCTGGGAACGGTTTGCTCATTCGAAAAAAATTGCCTGGAAAACGGGTACCAGTTTTGGATTTCGTGATGCCTGGGCTGTTGGTATAACACCCAAATATGTGGTTGCTGTGTGGTGCGGAAATGCCGATGGAGAAGGGCGTGCCGGACTAACAGGCGTGTCGGCTGCCGCTCCGGTAATGTTTGATGTGTTTTCAACTTTGCCCGATGCCAGCTGGTTTGAGACTCCTGTTGACGAAATGGACAGTATAGAAGTTTGCAGCGAAAGTGGTTTCTTACCAGGCGAAAATTGCGATGAAAGAAAGACTATACTTGTTCCACAGGGAAATAAAATTGGTGTTTGCCGGTGGCATCAGCGTATTCATTTAAATGCAGAACAAACACACCGGGTTAACGCCAATTGTTATCCGGTATCAAAAATGGTGCACAAAAACTGGTTTGTTCTTCCGCCTTCAATGGAATACTATTACAAGCGGGAAAATGTCCTTTATGCAACTTTGCCCCCGCTGATGCCCGGCTGTACAGAAAATCAACAATTACTTGATTTTATATACCCCAGAGAATGGAATCGGATTTTTATTCCGGTAGAATTGGATGGAACAAAAGGTAAGTTAATCGTAGAGCTGGCACATCGTTTAAATAATGTTGATGTGTACTGGTACCTTGACGATGATTTTCTGGGTGTCACTAAAAATATGCATCAGTTTGA